From Myxococcus stipitatus, the proteins below share one genomic window:
- a CDS encoding MlaD family protein, which yields MKKLVTPFRVGLLVIAAGAFFVTFVLFAREGGLSDRDATRVWAYFRDASGLAVRGRVQIAGIRVGEIDDIVLEGTRARVVLKIRNDVDLREDAVLTKRSESLLGDYLLDLNPGTENAPRLENGGQIRRVIDTQGMEAIFESLSQITSDIQQVTGALREVLGGERGAGSLQRIVENLVRLSDSVDATVRRNADRLDVILANFEGVSSDVRTITQSNQADVGRIVDNIEFITRDVREVLASVKNIVGSGEGDFKESVTSLKQTLNKLDHTLGNLEEITRKVKDGEGAAGVLLSDESVGREVRETVQDVARFAAKLTDLQTEVGIQSTYLAAQGLSKNTFSVKLIPKPDKYYLLELVDDPRGTVTTQTVQTNPPSEGDPVVQTQKVTKASLKLSAQFAKRWYFTTLRVGLIESTGGVGADLHLFDDAVTLQMDAFNFAADELRYPRLRATLKATAFDHLFVVAGMDDILNAQQREVSTQRLIAGRDFFVGGGLFFTDDDLKAILTATGLPTP from the coding sequence GTGAAGAAGCTCGTTACGCCCTTCCGTGTTGGCCTGCTGGTCATCGCCGCGGGGGCCTTTTTCGTCACCTTCGTCCTGTTCGCGCGCGAGGGTGGCCTGAGCGACCGCGACGCCACGCGCGTGTGGGCGTACTTCCGCGACGCGTCGGGCCTCGCCGTGAGGGGCCGGGTGCAGATCGCCGGCATCCGGGTCGGGGAGATCGACGACATCGTCCTCGAGGGCACCCGGGCGCGGGTGGTGCTGAAGATCCGCAACGACGTGGACCTGCGCGAGGACGCGGTCCTCACCAAGCGCTCCGAGTCGCTGCTGGGCGACTACCTGCTGGACCTGAACCCGGGCACGGAGAACGCGCCCCGGTTGGAGAACGGCGGGCAGATCCGCCGCGTCATCGACACCCAGGGCATGGAGGCCATCTTCGAGTCCCTGTCGCAGATCACCTCCGACATCCAGCAGGTGACGGGGGCGCTGCGCGAGGTGCTCGGTGGCGAGCGCGGCGCCGGCTCCCTCCAACGCATCGTCGAGAACCTGGTCCGCCTGTCGGACTCCGTGGACGCCACGGTGCGCCGCAACGCGGACCGCCTGGACGTCATCCTGGCGAACTTCGAGGGCGTGTCCTCGGACGTGCGGACGATCACCCAGAGCAACCAGGCCGACGTCGGCCGCATCGTCGACAACATCGAATTCATCACCCGCGACGTCCGCGAGGTGCTCGCCAGCGTCAAGAACATCGTCGGCAGCGGGGAGGGGGACTTCAAGGAGAGCGTGACCAGCCTGAAGCAGACGCTCAACAAGCTGGACCACACCCTGGGCAACCTCGAGGAGATCACCCGCAAGGTGAAGGACGGCGAGGGCGCCGCGGGCGTGCTGCTGTCCGACGAGAGCGTGGGCCGCGAGGTCCGCGAGACGGTGCAGGACGTGGCCCGCTTCGCCGCCAAGCTCACCGACCTCCAGACGGAGGTGGGCATCCAGAGCACGTACCTGGCGGCCCAGGGGCTGTCGAAGAACACCTTCTCCGTGAAGCTCATCCCGAAGCCGGACAAGTACTACCTGCTGGAGCTGGTGGATGATCCGCGCGGGACGGTGACCACGCAGACGGTGCAGACCAACCCGCCCTCGGAGGGAGATCCGGTCGTCCAGACGCAGAAGGTGACGAAGGCGAGCCTGAAGCTGAGCGCCCAGTTCGCCAAGCGCTGGTACTTCACGACCCTGCGCGTGGGCCTCATCGAGTCCACGGGCGGCGTGGGCGCGGACCTGCACCTGTTCGACGACGCGGTGACGCTGCAGATGGACGCCTTCAACTTCGCCGCGGACGAGCTGCGCTACCCGCGGCTGCGCGCCACCTTGAAGGCGACCGCGTTCGACCACCTCTTCGTGGTGGCGGGCATGGACGACATCCTCAACGCCCAGCAGCGCGAGGTCTCCACGCAGCGGCTCATCGCCGGCCGCGACTTCTTCGTGGGCGGCGGTCTGTTCTTCACGGACGACGACCTGAAGGCCATCCTCACGGCGACGGGTCTGCCGACCCCCTGA
- a CDS encoding metallophosphoesterase family protein, producing the protein MRIAVISDIHSNIEALTEVLRVCDHQKVDRIVSLGDIVGYGASPNPCCELVRSVTEVTLLGNHDAAVAGRMDYSYYYDAARHALDWSANVLTDENMAWLRSLPYTYKIGDVGFCHGSPIDPKAYEYIFALEQARELTPYVEELPEVTFIGHSHLCRAFAIGNGEVNDVVAQKFGIRRGYKYIISVGSVGQPRDYDNRACFVICDTDARTVEYLRVEYDIETSAQKIFDADLALNFGKRLFLGV; encoded by the coding sequence ATGCGTATCGCGGTCATTTCCGACATCCACTCCAACATCGAGGCGCTCACCGAGGTGCTGCGGGTCTGCGACCACCAGAAGGTGGATCGCATCGTGTCCCTGGGGGACATCGTCGGGTACGGCGCGTCCCCGAATCCGTGCTGCGAGCTGGTGCGTTCGGTGACGGAGGTGACGCTGCTGGGCAACCACGACGCGGCGGTGGCGGGGCGGATGGACTACTCGTACTACTACGACGCCGCCCGGCACGCGCTGGACTGGTCCGCCAACGTCCTCACGGACGAGAACATGGCGTGGCTGCGCAGCCTGCCGTACACGTACAAGATTGGCGACGTGGGCTTCTGCCATGGCTCGCCCATCGACCCGAAGGCGTACGAGTACATCTTCGCGCTGGAGCAGGCGCGGGAGCTGACGCCCTACGTGGAGGAGCTGCCGGAGGTGACGTTCATCGGGCACAGCCACCTGTGTCGGGCGTTCGCCATTGGCAATGGCGAGGTGAACGACGTGGTGGCCCAGAAGTTCGGCATCCGCCGGGGCTACAAGTACATCATCTCCGTGGGGAGCGTGGGCCAGCCCCGCGACTACGACAACCGGGCCTGCTTCGTCATCTGCGACACGGATGCGCGCACGGTGGAGTACCTGCGCGTGGAGTACGACATCGAGACGTCCGCGCAGAAGATCTTCGACGCGGACCTGGCGCTCAACTTCGGCAAGCGGCTGTTCCTGGGCGTCTGA
- the hisS gene encoding histidine--tRNA ligase — MSQKIVSVKGMRDLLPGEIELWQHVEGLAREVFGRYGFGELRTPMVEDTALFVRSVGEETDIVGKEMYTFEDKAGRSLSMRPEGTAPAARAYIEHSVATQEPLTRWFYMGPMFRYERMQTGRYRQFSQIGAEAYGSKDAAQDVEVMDMVARFLEALGLQDITLNLNSLGDDACRPTYHAKLVEYLQAHKAELCEDCHRRLETNPLRVLDCKNPKCQAVAAQGPSVLDFLCEPCKAHFDDVQRKLTTLGIRFVVNPRMVRGLDYYTRTVFEFIASHPALGTASTVSAGGRYDKLVKSLGGPDTPAVGFACGLDRLVLLLKESGKVFAQVPDLFIAAADPGSHDAAFALAGRLRHQGLRVDFDTRGGSLKSQMKRADKSGAHFTLVLGELERTSGQGKLKQMSNGQQWETALEPAAVIATVRARRADTASAPQGGKGTNA, encoded by the coding sequence GTGAGCCAGAAGATCGTCAGCGTCAAGGGCATGAGGGATCTCCTCCCCGGGGAGATCGAGCTCTGGCAGCACGTCGAGGGGCTCGCGCGCGAGGTGTTCGGCCGCTATGGCTTCGGGGAGCTGCGCACGCCCATGGTGGAGGACACCGCGCTGTTCGTGCGCAGCGTGGGCGAGGAGACGGACATCGTCGGCAAGGAGATGTACACCTTCGAGGACAAGGCGGGCCGCAGCCTGTCCATGCGTCCGGAGGGGACGGCGCCCGCGGCGCGCGCGTACATCGAGCACTCCGTCGCCACCCAGGAGCCGCTGACGCGCTGGTTCTACATGGGGCCCATGTTCCGCTACGAGCGGATGCAGACGGGCCGCTACCGCCAGTTCTCGCAGATCGGCGCGGAGGCCTACGGCTCGAAGGACGCCGCCCAGGACGTCGAGGTGATGGACATGGTGGCGCGCTTCCTCGAGGCGCTGGGCCTCCAGGACATCACGCTCAACCTGAACTCGCTCGGCGACGACGCGTGCCGCCCCACCTACCACGCGAAGCTGGTCGAGTACCTCCAGGCGCACAAGGCGGAGCTGTGCGAGGACTGTCATCGTCGCCTGGAGACGAATCCGCTGCGCGTGCTCGACTGCAAGAACCCGAAGTGCCAGGCGGTGGCGGCCCAGGGCCCCAGCGTGCTCGACTTCCTCTGCGAGCCCTGCAAGGCGCACTTCGACGACGTGCAGCGCAAGCTGACCACCCTGGGCATCCGCTTCGTGGTCAACCCGCGCATGGTGCGCGGCCTGGACTACTACACGCGCACCGTCTTCGAGTTCATCGCCTCGCACCCGGCGCTGGGCACCGCGAGCACGGTGAGCGCGGGCGGGCGCTACGACAAGCTGGTGAAGAGCCTGGGCGGTCCGGACACCCCCGCCGTGGGCTTCGCCTGTGGCCTGGACCGGCTGGTGCTCCTGCTGAAGGAGAGCGGGAAGGTCTTCGCCCAGGTGCCGGACCTGTTCATCGCGGCGGCGGACCCCGGCTCCCATGACGCCGCCTTCGCGCTGGCGGGACGGCTGCGTCACCAGGGCCTCCGGGTCGACTTCGACACGCGCGGGGGCAGCCTCAAGAGCCAGATGAAGCGCGCGGACAAGAGCGGCGCCCACTTCACCCTCGTGCTGGGCGAACTGGAGCGCACCAGCGGGCAGGGCAAGCTCAAGCAGATGTCCAATGGGCAACAGTGGGAGACGGCCCTCGAGCCCGCCGCCGTCATCGCCACGGTGAGGGCGCGACGCGCCGACACGGCCTCGGCGCCCCAGGGCGGGAAGGGCACGAACGCCTGA
- a CDS encoding PfkB family carbohydrate kinase, which yields MSLLVVGSVALDSVETPFGQKEDVLGGSATYFSTSASFFSPVRVVAVVGEDFPEAHVNFLRGRGIDLEGLTREPGRTFRWKGRYGYELNEAKTLDTQLNVFQSFSPELPASYRDTPYVFLGNIHPELQARVVDQVHTPRLVAADTMNYWIQGCRDALLKTLRRVNLLFVNDAEARQLAGEHNVVKAARAILSMGPDRVVIKRGEYGALLFEKDHIFACPAFPLAEVFDPTGAGDTFAGGFMGALATSPGVDGQVLRRAMVMGSVMASFTVEKFSLERLREVTRPEIHARFAEFRKLTHFDDLGPLER from the coding sequence ATGTCCCTCCTCGTCGTCGGCTCCGTTGCACTGGACTCGGTGGAAACCCCCTTCGGCCAGAAGGAGGACGTCCTCGGCGGCTCGGCCACGTACTTCTCCACGTCGGCGTCGTTCTTCAGCCCCGTGCGCGTGGTGGCGGTGGTGGGCGAGGACTTCCCCGAGGCGCACGTCAACTTCCTGCGCGGGCGCGGCATCGACCTGGAGGGCCTCACCCGGGAGCCCGGCCGCACCTTCCGCTGGAAGGGCCGCTACGGCTACGAGCTGAACGAGGCGAAGACGCTCGACACGCAGCTCAACGTCTTCCAGTCCTTCTCGCCGGAGCTGCCCGCGAGCTACCGCGACACGCCCTACGTCTTCCTGGGCAACATCCACCCGGAGCTGCAGGCCCGCGTCGTGGACCAGGTGCACACCCCCCGCCTGGTCGCCGCGGACACGATGAACTACTGGATCCAGGGCTGCCGGGACGCCCTGCTCAAGACGCTCCGCCGCGTCAACCTGCTCTTCGTCAACGACGCGGAGGCGCGCCAGCTGGCCGGCGAGCACAACGTCGTGAAGGCCGCCCGCGCCATCCTCTCCATGGGGCCGGACCGGGTGGTCATCAAGCGCGGCGAGTACGGCGCGCTCCTGTTCGAGAAGGACCACATCTTCGCCTGCCCGGCCTTCCCCCTGGCGGAGGTCTTCGACCCCACCGGCGCCGGGGACACCTTCGCCGGTGGCTTCATGGGCGCGCTCGCCACCTCGCCCGGCGTGGACGGACAGGTGCTCCGCCGCGCCATGGTCATGGGCAGCGTCATGGCCTCCTTCACCGTGGAGAAGTTCAGCCTGGAGCGCCTGCGCGAGGTGACCCGGCCGGAGATCCACGCTCGGTTCGCGGAATTCCGGAAGCTCACGCACTTCGACGACCTGGGGCCATTGGAGCGCTGA
- a CDS encoding M16 family metallopeptidase: MASRKSRPSKSSAPRRAAKAPASSRKAGTSRKPAAPTRPSAAPRALTFPTLHDSVTSSGLKVVSAERGPLPMVSMRLVLRAGSANDPAGKHGLADFTARLLRRGTRLMDARAIDEAVEFVGASLGVGVGEDNLSVAITTPAEHFAQMLGIIGQLVREPVFPESEVADARERALAQFANDLDEPSVIADRAMVRALWGDHPYGHDVGGSARSVRTFTRDDVVAYHRERIGPKVALLVVVGAVDPRRVAEAAEEAFAGWTGGPEERRVVPPLARVAQAGRVVVVDKPDQTQSQVRLGGPGYRLGHEDYFPSTAMNVALGGGFTSRLMSEVRVNRGLTYGIGSWFDAMSADGIFAVSTFTKTESTREIIDVSLGEIAKMRTGGIKPGELRDAQAYMGGLYPLRTETNESIASSIADMRLNGLGDDWVLRFRERLGAVTPKQVAAVAKKYCFAEAPAVVVLGKADAVKKQLKHLGPITVVPASEYE; this comes from the coding sequence ATGGCCTCCCGAAAGAGCCGTCCCTCGAAGTCCTCCGCCCCTCGCCGCGCCGCGAAGGCCCCGGCCTCCTCGCGCAAGGCGGGGACGTCCCGCAAGCCGGCCGCCCCCACGCGCCCGAGCGCGGCGCCGCGCGCCCTCACGTTCCCCACGCTCCACGACAGCGTCACCTCCAGCGGCCTGAAGGTCGTGTCGGCCGAGCGCGGGCCGCTGCCCATGGTGTCCATGCGGCTGGTGCTGCGCGCCGGCAGCGCCAATGACCCGGCCGGCAAGCACGGCCTGGCGGACTTCACCGCCCGCCTGCTGCGCCGGGGCACGCGCCTCATGGACGCGCGCGCCATCGACGAGGCCGTCGAGTTCGTGGGCGCCAGCCTGGGCGTGGGCGTGGGCGAGGACAACCTCTCCGTCGCCATCACCACCCCGGCCGAGCACTTCGCGCAGATGCTCGGCATCATCGGCCAGCTGGTGCGCGAGCCCGTCTTCCCCGAGTCCGAGGTGGCCGACGCCCGGGAGCGCGCGCTGGCCCAGTTCGCCAACGACCTGGACGAGCCGTCCGTCATCGCCGACCGCGCCATGGTGCGCGCCCTGTGGGGAGACCATCCCTACGGGCACGACGTGGGCGGGTCCGCGCGCTCGGTGCGCACCTTCACGCGCGACGACGTGGTGGCCTATCACCGGGAGCGCATCGGCCCCAAGGTGGCCCTGCTGGTGGTGGTGGGCGCGGTGGACCCGCGCCGCGTGGCCGAGGCCGCCGAGGAGGCCTTCGCCGGCTGGACGGGCGGCCCCGAGGAGCGGCGCGTCGTCCCGCCCCTGGCGCGCGTGGCCCAGGCCGGGCGCGTGGTGGTGGTGGACAAGCCGGACCAGACGCAGTCCCAGGTGCGCCTGGGCGGACCGGGCTACCGCCTGGGCCATGAGGACTACTTCCCCAGCACCGCGATGAACGTGGCGCTCGGCGGAGGCTTCACGTCGCGGCTGATGAGCGAGGTGCGCGTCAACCGCGGGCTCACCTACGGCATCGGCTCCTGGTTCGACGCGATGAGCGCGGACGGCATCTTCGCCGTGTCCACCTTCACCAAGACGGAGTCCACCCGGGAGATCATCGACGTGTCCCTGGGGGAGATCGCCAAGATGCGCACGGGCGGCATCAAGCCCGGGGAGCTGCGCGACGCCCAGGCGTACATGGGCGGCCTCTATCCGCTGCGCACGGAGACGAACGAGTCCATCGCCAGCAGCATCGCGGACATGCGCCTCAACGGGCTGGGCGACGACTGGGTGCTGCGGTTCCGGGAGCGGCTGGGCGCGGTGACGCCGAAGCAGGTGGCCGCGGTGGCGAAGAAGTATTGCTTCGCCGAGGCGCCCGCGGTGGTCGTCCTGGGCAAGGCGGACGCGGTGAAGAAGCAGCTCAAGCACCTGGGGCCCATCACCGTGGTGCCGGCGTCGGAGTACGAGTGA
- the asd gene encoding archaetidylserine decarboxylase (Phosphatidylserine decarboxylase is synthesized as a single chain precursor. Generation of the pyruvoyl active site from a Ser is coupled to cleavage of a Gly-Ser bond between the larger (beta) and smaller (alpha chains). It is an integral membrane protein.) — protein MNDQTFMKLMRVLPKSALSTAVGMATRVPIPAPLHQAAMRAFAKAYNVDLAEAEHPIEFYPTFAQFFTRGLKAGLRPIDPDEKAVVSPVDGKVSQVGYSDNGRCLQAKGIEYTVDELLGDAEAAKPFHGGAWTTVYLSPRDYHRIHAPLGGTITGYAYIPGEFWPVNPASVKNKQALFCVNERLVTYLDTAAGKCAVVKVGATCVSRIKASYDDVTTHMGQPGKVHRYQDGYKVEKGGELGRFEMGSTIILLFEPGRVTWDASLQEDAVLRLGQRIGVVR, from the coding sequence ATGAACGACCAGACCTTCATGAAGTTGATGCGCGTGTTGCCCAAGTCCGCCCTGTCGACGGCGGTGGGCATGGCCACCCGCGTCCCCATCCCCGCGCCCCTCCACCAGGCGGCCATGCGTGCCTTCGCCAAGGCCTACAACGTGGACCTGGCCGAGGCCGAGCACCCCATCGAGTTCTACCCGACGTTCGCGCAGTTCTTCACGCGCGGCCTCAAGGCGGGCCTGCGCCCCATCGACCCGGACGAGAAGGCGGTGGTGTCCCCGGTGGATGGCAAGGTGTCCCAGGTGGGCTACTCGGACAATGGCCGGTGTCTGCAGGCCAAGGGCATCGAGTACACGGTGGACGAGCTGCTGGGTGACGCGGAGGCGGCGAAGCCGTTCCACGGCGGCGCCTGGACGACGGTGTACCTGTCGCCGCGCGACTACCACCGCATCCACGCCCCGCTGGGCGGGACGATCACGGGCTACGCGTACATCCCCGGCGAGTTCTGGCCGGTGAACCCCGCGTCGGTGAAGAACAAGCAGGCCCTGTTCTGCGTCAACGAGCGGCTGGTGACGTACCTGGACACGGCGGCCGGCAAGTGCGCGGTGGTGAAGGTGGGCGCCACGTGCGTGTCGCGCATCAAGGCGTCGTACGACGACGTCACCACGCACATGGGCCAGCCCGGCAAGGTGCACCGGTACCAGGACGGCTACAAGGTGGAGAAGGGCGGCGAGCTGGGCCGCTTCGAGATGGGCTCCACCATCATCCTGTTGTTCGAGCCCGGGCGCGTCACGTGGGACGCCAGCCTCCAGGAGGACGCCGTGCTCCGGCTGGGCCAGCGGATCGGAGTCGTGCGGTGA
- a CDS encoding RluA family pseudouridine synthase: MTEPRILFEGGGVLVVDKPPGVPVIPGRDGGPSLRDALESRRGRKLFVVHRLDRDTSGALVFALDANAHRALSVAFETGKVRKRYVALVEGRVDAPQLVDAPLVAGRKGRMRVARPGDADAKPSRTRVRPVETFDRASLVEAEPLTGRTHQIRVHLLSLGHPLLVDHQYGRDTPLLATELGGEGDAVVLARTPLHAARVEWPSLPGVEARAVDCPLPDDMTRARDLLRLTVR, from the coding sequence GTGACCGAGCCCCGCATCCTCTTCGAGGGCGGCGGCGTGCTCGTGGTGGACAAGCCGCCCGGGGTGCCGGTCATCCCCGGGCGCGACGGCGGCCCCTCGCTGCGCGACGCCCTGGAGTCCCGGCGCGGGCGGAAGCTCTTCGTGGTGCACCGGTTGGATCGGGACACGTCCGGCGCGCTCGTGTTCGCGCTGGACGCGAACGCCCACCGCGCGCTGTCCGTGGCCTTCGAGACGGGCAAGGTCCGCAAGCGCTACGTCGCGCTGGTGGAGGGGCGGGTGGATGCCCCCCAGCTGGTGGACGCGCCGCTCGTCGCGGGGCGCAAGGGGCGCATGCGCGTGGCGCGCCCCGGGGACGCGGACGCGAAGCCGTCGCGCACGCGCGTGCGCCCGGTGGAGACCTTCGACCGCGCCTCGCTGGTGGAGGCGGAGCCGTTGACGGGACGGACGCATCAGATCCGCGTCCACCTGCTGTCGCTCGGCCATCCGCTGCTGGTGGACCACCAGTACGGTCGGGACACGCCGCTGCTCGCCACGGAGCTGGGCGGGGAGGGGGACGCCGTCGTCCTCGCCCGCACGCCGCTCCACGCCGCGCGGGTGGAGTGGCCATCGCTGCCCGGCGTGGAGGCGCGCGCGGTGGACTGCCCGCTGCCCGACGACATGACGCGCGCGAGGGACCTGCTGCGCCTCACCGTGCGCTGA
- a CDS encoding ABC transporter ATP-binding protein, producing MIEIVELQKTFGENKVLTGINLKVPVGSTCVILGGSGSGKTVLMKHMIGLLKPDSGKVIIDGEDIVPLGVEDLQRVRGKFGMVFQAAALFDSMTVFENVAFPLREHTKLSEDELYAKVRAKLDLMGLKREVESKFPSDLSGGMRKRVGLARAVVLDPKIVLYDEPTTGLDPITTDYVDEMILAAQKGLGVTSVVISHDISSAFNVADQIAFLSKGVIVENGTPEQLRESQQPAVKVFLETWFGKN from the coding sequence ATGATCGAGATCGTCGAGCTCCAGAAGACCTTCGGGGAGAACAAGGTCCTCACCGGCATCAACCTGAAGGTGCCGGTGGGCAGCACCTGCGTCATCCTCGGGGGCTCCGGCTCCGGCAAGACGGTGCTGATGAAGCACATGATCGGCCTGCTCAAGCCCGACAGCGGCAAGGTCATCATCGACGGGGAGGACATCGTCCCGCTGGGGGTGGAGGACCTGCAGCGGGTGCGTGGCAAGTTCGGCATGGTGTTCCAGGCCGCCGCGCTCTTCGACTCCATGACGGTGTTCGAGAACGTGGCCTTCCCCCTGCGCGAGCACACGAAGCTGTCCGAGGACGAGCTGTACGCGAAGGTCCGCGCCAAGCTGGACCTGATGGGCCTCAAGCGGGAGGTGGAGTCGAAGTTCCCCTCGGACCTCTCCGGCGGCATGCGCAAGCGCGTGGGCCTGGCGCGCGCCGTCGTGCTCGACCCGAAGATCGTCCTCTACGACGAGCCGACCACGGGCCTGGACCCCATCACCACCGACTACGTGGACGAGATGATCCTCGCGGCTCAAAAGGGTCTGGGCGTCACCAGCGTGGTCATCAGCCACGACATCTCGTCCGCCTTCAACGTGGCGGATCAGATCGCCTTCCTCTCCAAGGGGGTCATCGTGGAGAACGGGACGCCCGAGCAGCTGCGCGAGTCCCAGCAGCCCGCGGTGAAGGTGTTCCTGGAGACCTGGTTCGGGAAGAACTGA
- a CDS encoding TIGR02266 family protein, translated as MSENRKSTRVSTQLRCWCEADNVTLYARITNLSEGGLFLRTSTPLAPGARAIVRLSPVDVPEVQATATVVWLREEEDRAYPPGMGLRFENIDAETLGRLRRIISQQQNPVKAAWAG; from the coding sequence TTGAGCGAGAACCGAAAGTCCACGCGGGTTTCCACGCAGCTGCGCTGCTGGTGCGAGGCAGACAACGTCACCCTGTATGCGCGGATCACGAATCTGAGCGAAGGCGGGTTGTTCCTCCGGACGAGCACCCCGCTGGCCCCAGGCGCCCGCGCGATCGTCCGGTTGTCGCCGGTGGACGTGCCCGAGGTGCAGGCCACCGCCACGGTGGTGTGGCTGCGAGAGGAGGAGGATCGCGCGTATCCTCCGGGGATGGGCCTTCGCTTTGAAAATATCGACGCGGAAACCCTGGGACGTCTCCGGCGGATTATTTCGCAGCAGCAGAACCCCGTGAAGGCGGCCTGGGCCGGCTGA
- a CDS encoding MlaE family ABC transporter permease: MTTQTPTKPAREPGMFTQAVAGFGKGLIDVVSTIGGVVTLGLDVARWSVRRPYRLQNLFAQLDFVGVGSIFIVGLTGLFTGMVFALQTSEAFRLFDAESLVGPTVALTLTRELAAVFSALMVTMRAGSAMCTELGTMRVTEQVDALETMAVNPVQYLLVPRVLAGLVMVPMLTILFSTAGMSGAYFVAVTGLGISPGTFLTRTQQWLEPADIYEGVIKGAVFGLAVALICCYKGFNASGGAKGVGQATTEAMVASALSIFILDFLVGLVLH, encoded by the coding sequence ATGACGACGCAGACCCCCACCAAGCCGGCCCGCGAGCCGGGGATGTTCACCCAGGCGGTAGCGGGGTTCGGCAAGGGCCTCATCGACGTCGTCAGCACGATTGGCGGCGTCGTCACGCTCGGCCTGGACGTGGCGCGCTGGAGCGTCCGCCGGCCCTACCGGCTCCAGAACCTGTTCGCCCAGCTGGACTTCGTGGGCGTGGGCTCCATCTTCATCGTCGGGCTGACCGGCCTGTTCACGGGCATGGTGTTCGCCCTCCAGACGTCGGAGGCCTTCCGCCTGTTCGACGCGGAGAGCCTGGTGGGACCCACCGTGGCGCTGACGCTCACCCGCGAGCTGGCCGCCGTGTTCTCCGCGCTGATGGTCACCATGCGCGCCGGATCCGCCATGTGCACGGAGCTGGGCACCATGCGCGTCACCGAGCAGGTGGACGCGCTGGAGACCATGGCCGTCAACCCGGTGCAGTACCTGCTCGTGCCCCGGGTGCTGGCCGGATTGGTGATGGTGCCCATGCTCACCATCCTCTTCAGCACCGCGGGCATGTCCGGCGCCTACTTCGTCGCGGTGACGGGCCTGGGCATCTCCCCGGGCACCTTCCTCACCCGCACCCAGCAGTGGCTGGAGCCCGCGGACATCTACGAGGGCGTCATCAAGGGCGCGGTGTTCGGCCTCGCCGTGGCCCTCATCTGTTGCTACAAGGGCTTCAACGCCTCCGGCGGCGCGAAGGGCGTCGGTCAGGCGACGACGGAGGCGATGGTGGCCAGCGCCCTGTCCATCTTCATCCTCGACTTCCTGGTCGGGCTCGTCCTGCACTGA